The Saimiri boliviensis isolate mSaiBol1 chromosome 10, mSaiBol1.pri, whole genome shotgun sequence genomic sequence AGCCCTGCCTGGTCGAGGCCTCAAGGGACAGGAGCTTGCACTTGGAGAGGCTGCGGTATAAAGGTGGGGCCTTCCACTGACACATGCTGTAGGTGGTGCTGTCCCGGCAGTACGGTTCGGAGGGCCGCTTCACGTTCACCTCCCACACTCCTGGTGACCATCAAATCTGTCTGCACTCCAACTCTACCAGGATGGCTCTCTTCGCTGGTGGCAAACTGGTAAAAGgattttctctttggcttcagCTTAGCATCTCTCACTTGTTTACAAATTTTGATTTATCATTATTGTGAAACTTTGTAGCACAGTCAGAATTAGGGAGAGAGATTGTTGCCCTCTGCTCCACAGCCAGGGACAAGAGTGGGTTCTATACCCTGGAACAGACAACTGGAGGCCTCaccattcagacattccatgttTTCTTGTAGCGTGTGCACCTTGGCATCCAGGTTGGGGAGCACACCAACAACTACCCTGAGATTGCTGCAAAAGATAAGCTGACGGAGCTACAGCTCCGTGCCCGCCAGTTACTTGATCAGGTGGAACAGATTCAGAAGGAGCAGGATTACCAAAGGGTAAGGGCATATCTCCTTGTAATTGGAGAGAGCAGTTGACCTTTATACCCACTATACCTACTCAAATTTCTGCTTGGACAGCTCTGCAGACAATGGAATGAAAGGTATTGGTctggatatttttgtttgtttgtttgtttgagatggagtttcactcttgttgcccaggctggagtgcaatggcatgatcttgaccgctgcctcctaggttcaagcaattcttctgcctcagccttctgagtagctgggattacaggcatgcaccaccacacctggctaattttgtagagacgatgtttctccatgttggccaggctggtttggaactcccgacctcaggtgatcctcccaccttggcctcccaaagtgctgggattacaggcgtgagccacctcgcccaacttgttttttaaatcaaaactttTTATTGTGGTGAAATACACATAACACAAAATGTGCCATTTTAACTGTTTCTAAGCGTATAGTTTAGTGGTATTAAGTGCATTCCTAATGTTGTGTTACCAGCACCATCATCcagctccagaactttttcatcttctcaaactaaaaatctgtatttatttatttagagacagagtcttgctctgttgtccaggctggagtgtagtggtgcgatctctgctcagtgcaacctctgcctcccaggttcaagcaattcttctgcctcagcctcccgagtaactgggatcacaggcatgcgccaccacgcccggctaagttttgtatttttagtagaggcagagtttcaccatgtcggccaggctgaactcctgacctcaggtgatctacctaaccccagcctcccaaagtactgggattacaggtctgagctgctgcacccagcaaATATGTACTTAATATAAACAATAATTCCCCATTTCCCTTTCTCCTGACAcccaccattttattttctgtctctatggtcCGGACTACcctacctcatataagtggaatcattcagtatttgtcctttccatgactggtttatttcactgagcatgatgttctcaaagttcatccatgttatatagcatgtgtcagaatttttttccttaaggctagtattccattgtatgcatataccacattttgctttcaGTAGTCATTTTTAAGCtctataaaataaagtgaaaaaagggCAGTTCACAATCTAGTAACAGCCATTGCCTACCtgttttttttgaggggggagaTCTTGTTGGAAGTGGTAGGATCATGATTTCAGTCCCAACAGAGATGCTTAAGGAGGGACAGCCCATCCCTTTCTTGGGGCAGCCTCAGTGGGGAGACCGTAGCACTCCTAACGGAGTCACAGGTAGTATTCCAAAAGGAGTTTGGTCCTGAGTTGAGTAGTTACATGCAGGGAGGGTCCTCACAACAGCCAGGGACTGTTTCTCCTGCTCATTTAATCCTGTGTTGCCCCACACAGTATCGTGAAGAGCGCTTTCGACTGACCAGCGAGAGCACCAACCAGAGGGTCCTATGGTGGTCCATTGCTCAGACTGTCATCCTCATCCTCACTGGCATCTGGCAGATGCGTCACCTCAAGAGCTTCTTTGAGGCCAAGAAGCTGGTGTAGTGCTCTCTTTGTATGACCCTTCCTTTTTACCTCATTTATTTGGTACTTTCCCGATACAGTCCTTTATCCACCtggatttttaggaaaaaaaaatgaaaaataataagtcACATTGGTCCCATGGCCACAAACCATTCAGATGAGCCACTTACCAACCCTGGTTCTCAAAGACACAGGACATTAGTCCAGTCTTGCAACATCCATCTTAGGGCTTGTAGGAAATCAAAGCTAACCCAGGACTCAGTTTTGCTTCTTTTGCCTCGAGtgatttctctctgtttttcacgaaataagcaaatgaaaaatctctCCATTACTTTCTGTTTCCCTTTGTCTGCTTATGCAGTAGGTGACTGGCATGCGCCACAGAGCAGGCCTTGCCTCACTGTCTGCTGGGTTCACTCCATGGCTTTGTGAATGTAAATAAGGGGCAGGTCTTGACCCTAAAGAAGTGAGATGTTTTTCTATATCTTAGAACtattttttgataaattatatattttccttcCTAGTAGAAGTTTTACTGCCTGTAAATGGCTTAGAACACCAATGCAATCCTTctgcattctgttttgtttttttgtttctttttttgagtcagagttttgctctcgtcgcccaggctggagcgcaatggcgtgatcttggctcactggcaacctctgcctcccgtgttcaagtgattctcccacctcagcctcccaagtagctgggattacaggtgcccaccatcatgaccagctaatttttgtatttttagtagagacagggtttcaccatgttggccaggctggtcttgaactcttgacctcaggtgatccacccatctcagcctctgcatTCTGTTTATTCACACATTTTTGGTAACTCCCATGGCAGCTCCTAGGATTTCAGCAGCCTGTGGGGCAGAAAGCCGGCGTTGGGGCTGCTCTGCCAAGCAGAATTCTCTTGGATACCTGCTTTTCATCCCACAGGGCCTCAGAGTCAGAGGTAAGGTGGCAACAGAACTAGCATGGGGCAGTGCACTCTTATCCttcctttcaatttttatttaagctGTGCGAAATGTTTTCGTCAGTGGTTCTTTACAGCATTTTCcagtgaaataaaacatgttGTAATAGCTGTGTTTGAAATAAGAGGTTGTGGGCAGAGGGGAGGCAtctaaaggaaaagaggaaaggtaTCTGGACTGCCAGATGACCTGGAGTGCACTTCACTGTGGACTGGTGGTGCTAAGGTTTGTCCTGGACAGGCAGTCCAGGGGCTATGGGAATACACGGGGTGGCTGCTCAACCATTCGCAAAGGTCAACCAAATAGACCACATATCTGCAAGGAATCATCTGAGGAAATTAAGTACCTTGTTTCTTAGCCCTCTGAATCATAAATCTGAACAAATTTTAAGCTATTTCCCTCATGCCCTTCTATATAAAACTTAATGCCATTAGTTCCCCAttcttgacattttatttcagtttttattatatatttatttaaaatatgtattaaattatcTGACCTACAGAACTAAATTATTCTCCTTTTGTTATTTCTCCTTATGTCCTATACTATACAGGGATATGTGCCTATTTTATATgcgtgtatataaatatatatatattttttcttttgagtcttgctctattgcccaggctggagtgcagtggcacgatcttggctcactgtaacctctgcctcccaggttcaagcagttcttctgcctcagcttcctgagtagctgggattacagccacccatcacgacgcctggataatttttgtatttttatttatttgtttttgagattgagtctcaccctgttgcccgggctggagtgcagcagtgcagtcttggctcactgcaacctctacttcctgagttcaagagattctcctgcctcagattcccaagtagctgggattacaggcacctgccaccacacccagctaatttttatatttttagtaggcgtttgccgtgttgaccaggctggtcttgaactcttgacctcaggtgatcttccccctttggcctcccaaagtgctgggattaaagg encodes the following:
- the TMED4 gene encoding transmembrane emp24 domain-containing protein 4 isoform X2; its protein translation is MAGVRAGPSLAMWQQVLLLLALCATGSRGLYFHIGETEKRCFIEEIPDETMVIGNYRTQMWDKQKEVFLPSTPGLGMHVEVKDPDGKVVLSRQYGSEGRFTFTSHTPGDHQICLHSNSTRMALFAGGKLRVHLGIQVGEHTNNYPEIAAKDKLTELQLRARQLLDQVEQIQKEQDYQRYREERFRLTSESTNQRVLWWSIAQTVILILTGIWQMRHLKSFFEAKKLV
- the TMED4 gene encoding transmembrane emp24 domain-containing protein 4 isoform X5, yielding MWDKQKEVFLPSTPGLGMHVEVKDPDGKVVLSRQYGSEGRFTFTSHTPGDHQICLHSNSTRMALFAGGKLRVHLGIQVGEHTNNYPEIAAKDKLTELQLRARQLLDQVEQIQKEQDYQRYREERFRLTSESTNQRVLWWSIAQTVILILTGIWQMRHLKSFFEAKKLV
- the TMED4 gene encoding transmembrane emp24 domain-containing protein 4 isoform X1, whose product is MRSLPLLRGCPGARLGEWARLGAGQCSVGSRRRRADITAQALSFQRRWAGAQAQSGAHLCAGAWGEVRRDGRCPGWAFAGDVAAGNYRTQMWDKQKEVFLPSTPGLGMHVEVKDPDGKVVLSRQYGSEGRFTFTSHTPGDHQICLHSNSTRMALFAGGKLRVHLGIQVGEHTNNYPEIAAKDKLTELQLRARQLLDQVEQIQKEQDYQRYREERFRLTSESTNQRVLWWSIAQTVILILTGIWQMRHLKSFFEAKKLV
- the TMED4 gene encoding transmembrane emp24 domain-containing protein 4 isoform X4, which gives rise to MAGVRAGPSLAMWQQVLLLLALCATGSRGLYFHIGETEKRCFIEEIPDETMVIGNYRTQMWDKQKEVFLPSTPGLGMHVEVKDPDGKVVLSRQYGSEGRFTFTSHTPGDHQICLHSNSTRMALFAGGKLYREERFRLTSESTNQRVLWWSIAQTVILILTGIWQMRHLKSFFEAKKLV